The nucleotide window TATTTAAGCTAATTCCTTTATAGCTGGCACCTAATGTGAGACCGGCGGTCGTATTAGGTAAATTAGGTTTGCCTATAGCAGCCATATCATTTTCGTCGATCACACCATCGTTATTCAGATCTTTGTATTTTAAATCACCAGGTTGTACGGGAACAAACGGCCTGGCGCTGCTCTCAATGTCTGCAGCATCTTTGTAGAATCCGAGATAGGTATAGCCGAATTGCTGGCCAATGGGATATCCTGTACGCAACAACCACGGGAACGCAGGCGTAGCTTCATCCTGGTACAAAATCCTGTTCTTTGCGTAAGAGAACACAGCAGTTACATTATACTGGAAATCCCCGATATGATTGCGATAAGATATCTGGCCGTCAAAACCTGTGTTCAATACTTCACCCATATTGAACCTGGCTGTACCTATACCCAATATCTGCGAGATTGACCCCCTTGAAATAAGCTGATGGTACCTGATATCCCTGAAATAATCAACAGTCATCGATATTTTGTCGTCGAACAGATTCAGGTCTAATCCTATATCCAGCTTTCTGGCTTTTTCCCAGGTTACGTTGTTATTACCCAAATCCCCTTCCAGAACTGATGGGTAGCCAATAACGCTGCTTTCACCAAAAGGGTAACCCGGCCCTTCATTATATTGCTGATTATACAGGTAGCGGTTTCCAAATACATGGTCAGACCCAACCACCCCATAGGAACCACGTAGCTTTAAGAGATTAACGCCTTTTATATTAAAAAAACGTTCCTTATTAATGTTCCATCCCAATCCAATAGCCGGGAAAACTCCGTAACGCCGGTCAGACCGAAACCTGTCTGATCCGTTATAACCCAGATTAAAATCGAGTAGATATCGTTGCAGGTAATCGTAGCCTAATTTAAAACTATAACCCTGAAACTTATTGGGAACTGAAGCAGCGTGTTGATCTGTAAAACTTTGGCGGTTGAACAATAATAATGAAGTAAAATGATGCTCTTTAAATGTTCTGTCATAATTCAAAAAGCCCTGGAGGTTGATATTTTTATTGTAGTCATCGGTATCCCCTACCAGCGTATATCCCGAAAGCTGGTACTGACCACGCGGGTCCAGCGTGTATGTTTCATCAACCGGATTATAGTAATAAGACGGTGGAGAATAACCTTCTAAAACACCTCCTCTGAATAACTGGCGGGATGCCAGTTCCGTACTGGCATAAGCAAGGCGACCGCTAAAAGACAGCCCGGGAGTAATCATGTCCAGCTTTTCTACAAAACCAAACAATACATTCAGGTCGCTTCTTTTATCTCGCTGATAGCCACTGTTGGCGAGGCGGGCATTGAGGGTAGACAGATTGCCGGGGTTATATCTGTCATAGGCGTAACTTCCATTGGGGTTTAGGAAAGGCGCAGAATAGGGCCGTATTTTTTTGAAGTTGTAGATTTCAGAAACGATATTCTGCGCATGAGGCTGATTTACATCTCCAAACCGGGCGGTTACGTCCAGGCGAACCGAGAGACTTTTTGAGGCTTTTATATCCAGATTACTTCTAAAATTATAGCGGCGAAAGTAATAGTTATTGTTCAGCTCGTTTCGCGGATCAGAAAAATCCTTTAGTGCTCCGTTTTGTAAAAAACCGCCCCCGGATACGAAGTATTTTACTACGTCGTTTCCTCCCGACACATCAACATTGGCGTTAGTTTGCAGCGAATATGGCTTAAAAATTGCCTTATACCAGTTTACATTGGGATGCCCGTAAGGATCATCGCCGGTTCTAAAGTGTTCCACATCTTCCTTCGAAAAAGGAGGGTTCAACCCATCATTTGTATAGGCTTCATTTTCGAGCAGCACGCTACGATAGGAATCAAGAAATTTCAGTTTACGAACAGGACTCTGTAACCCGCCCTCCAACCTTGCATTAATTTTGGGCCTGCCCGATACACCCCGCCGGGTAGTTACAATCAATACGCCATTGGCCCCTTTAATTCCATAAATGGCCGTAGTGGAAGCGTCTTTCAAAATGGAAATATTTTCTATTTCATTTACATTTATTTGCGCCAGCTGTTCATACGTAAATTCGATATCGTCTACAATAATCAATGGTTTATTACCATCGGGGTTAAGAGAACTTATACCCCTGATAAAGAAATCGGAGGCATCTCTTCCGGGCTGCCCCGACCGTTGCTGGGAAAAAAAGCCCGGTAGCCGACCTGTAAGAGCATTCTGTACATTGGCTGTGGGCACGGTTCGGATCGCATCGGCCGATATAGAGCTGGTAGCTCCCGTATTAGTTACACGTTTCCTGGTACCATATCCCACTACGACCACTTCGTCCATACCAAGCTGGCTGGGCTGCAGTATGATATCCAGTTCTTCGCCCTCTTTTGCCGGTGCCTCAAATGTCAGGTAACCAACGAGCGTAAAAACAAGAACACTGTTATCGGCCACCGAAATGGAAAATCTCCCTTCCCGGTCTGTAGTGGTGCCTCCTTTCAATCCTTTTATTGTTACAGAAACACCTTCCAATGGCCCTGTATCGTTCTTAACAGTGCCTGATACCATTTTTGTCTGGGCAAACACTGTTATTGAAAAAAACATATAAAGCAGTAAAAAATATATTCGATGCATATAAAGCAATTAAAGCAGTTTACTAATTAAATTTCCACTTAGAACTATCGCCAACCAGGATTTTGAACCATCTCAGGATTTTTAACTACTTCGTCATACGGAATAGGATACAAGTATTGCCTTGTCTTAAACACTGGTGTAAACACCTCTACCCTGCTATAAGTTAGTCTGCCCGAAGAGCCCCTGGTAATACTCATCCCGTGCAATGGTGTATTTGCAACCGTTTCGGCAGTTTTCCATCGTCGGATATCCCAAAACCGGTGCTCCTCAAAAGCCAACTCTATACGCCGCTCATTCCGGATGGCTTCACGCATTTCTTCCTGGGTCATGCCCGGCTTCAGCCCGTACATTTCATCAGCTCCCGCCTCAATACCAGCGCGCTTTCTCAGCTGCTTCAGTACCTGGTACACTTCTTCATCAGGACCGGTAAATTCATTTTGCGCTTCAGCAAAATTCAGGAGCACTTCAGCATAGCGAAAAAGAATAAAATCGTGGTATACACTTGCGAAATTGTTAGTAGCTTCAAAAGCTCCCAGAAATTTCCTCATATAGTACCCGGTTCTTGTTTCAACATTCAATGTCCCGGGATGGCTTCTGCCTCCTTCAAAAGTTTCAAGCGAGGTATTCAGCCATTGATGTCCGTTGTAAAAAATGCTCATATCAAGGCGGGGATCCCTGTTGTTATAGGGGTTGCCAAAATCGTAGCCTGAGTTAGGATCATTAATCTTAAGACCATTTTTCATAGGAAAGGCATCTACGAGTTCCTGCGTGGGACTTGTAATACCGTTTGCTGTACCCGGAGAATATCCAACCGGTGCATTACTTACTTCCAGATTTGTGCTTTGGCTTTCTGCTCTTACAAAAATCACTTCTTTATTGGTTTTTCCGCCCATACCATCGACCGTAATAAAGATGTCGGAGAAGGTTGCCGGAACCAGGTCATATTCATTTCGGGTCATCAATTCTTTGGCAGCATCTGCAGCAAGCTTCCATCGGTTAGCAGCAAAATCAGTGTATCCTGTCTTATCGTTACCGGCGTCTATGTTACCGCCATTGAACAGGGGACTTGCGGCATATAATAACACCTTCGCTTTTAAAGCCAGGCAGGCCCCTTTGGTAACCGAGTGGTATTCGCCGGTTGCTTTGGTTTGCGCGATGGTTCTCAGGCTGTCTTTTATATGGTCGCATTCACTTACAATATAATCAACACATTCTTTAAACGAATTACGTGGCAATTGAACATTATCATCTAGGGTTCGAATATCA belongs to Niabella yanshanensis and includes:
- a CDS encoding RagB/SusD family nutrient uptake outer membrane protein codes for the protein MIKNIPYKTLLAISLIAVSCAKNIEKIPLELNTIEYIFDKDDSLGVNAERFLSGIYNTVPKGFNRVASDLLDAASDDAISSATGSNDVFRLATGGYTSAAFPGGENFWATGYSGIRKATIFISNIDIVPIKKTVVPGFLKKHAYKAEARFIRALLYFELLKRYGGVPLLGNDIRTLDDNVQLPRNSFKECVDYIVSECDHIKDSLRTIAQTKATGEYHSVTKGACLALKAKVLLYAASPLFNGGNIDAGNDKTGYTDFAANRWKLAADAAKELMTRNEYDLVPATFSDIFITVDGMGGKTNKEVIFVRAESQSTNLEVSNAPVGYSPGTANGITSPTQELVDAFPMKNGLKINDPNSGYDFGNPYNNRDPRLDMSIFYNGHQWLNTSLETFEGGRSHPGTLNVETRTGYYMRKFLGAFEATNNFASVYHDFILFRYAEVLLNFAEAQNEFTGPDEEVYQVLKQLRKRAGIEAGADEMYGLKPGMTQEEMREAIRNERRIELAFEEHRFWDIRRWKTAETVANTPLHGMSITRGSSGRLTYSRVEVFTPVFKTRQYLYPIPYDEVVKNPEMVQNPGWR
- a CDS encoding SusC/RagA family TonB-linked outer membrane protein, encoding MHRIYFLLLYMFFSITVFAQTKMVSGTVKNDTGPLEGVSVTIKGLKGGTTTDREGRFSISVADNSVLVFTLVGYLTFEAPAKEGEELDIILQPSQLGMDEVVVVGYGTRKRVTNTGATSSISADAIRTVPTANVQNALTGRLPGFFSQQRSGQPGRDASDFFIRGISSLNPDGNKPLIIVDDIEFTYEQLAQINVNEIENISILKDASTTAIYGIKGANGVLIVTTRRGVSGRPKINARLEGGLQSPVRKLKFLDSYRSVLLENEAYTNDGLNPPFSKEDVEHFRTGDDPYGHPNVNWYKAIFKPYSLQTNANVDVSGGNDVVKYFVSGGGFLQNGALKDFSDPRNELNNNYYFRRYNFRSNLDIKASKSLSVRLDVTARFGDVNQPHAQNIVSEIYNFKKIRPYSAPFLNPNGSYAYDRYNPGNLSTLNARLANSGYQRDKRSDLNVLFGFVEKLDMITPGLSFSGRLAYASTELASRQLFRGGVLEGYSPPSYYYNPVDETYTLDPRGQYQLSGYTLVGDTDDYNKNINLQGFLNYDRTFKEHHFTSLLLFNRQSFTDQHAASVPNKFQGYSFKLGYDYLQRYLLDFNLGYNGSDRFRSDRRYGVFPAIGLGWNINKERFFNIKGVNLLKLRGSYGVVGSDHVFGNRYLYNQQYNEGPGYPFGESSVIGYPSVLEGDLGNNNVTWEKARKLDIGLDLNLFDDKISMTVDYFRDIRYHQLISRGSISQILGIGTARFNMGEVLNTGFDGQISYRNHIGDFQYNVTAVFSYAKNRILYQDEATPAFPWLLRTGYPIGQQFGYTYLGFYKDAADIESSARPFVPVQPGDLKYKDLNNDGVIDENDMAAIGKPNLPNTTAGLTLGASYKGISLNILFQGSFNYSFSVQGTGIEPFQSQFQPIHELRWTPANSANARFPRLTTNSSSVNSPSSYLSDFWLLNAMYVRLKTVDLGYQLPNRLLPFGINNARLYTSAYNLFTFTNYNLYQQDPEVTSNTAGDAYMNQRVINVGLQIGF